A window of Cytobacillus sp. FSL H8-0458 genomic DNA:
TTGCTGGACAAGCTGAACAGTGTAAAGACTTTACACAAAGAAAGACACCTTTAATTGACGGAAGCTGCGGAGACAAGAACGGACACGGCACACATGTTGCGGGTACTGTACTGGCTCATGGCGGCGCTAACGGACAAGGCGTTTATGGGGTGGCTCCAGACGCAGATCTCTGGGCATATAAGGTGTTAAATGACAGAGGATCAGGGTATTCTGATGACATCGCCGGAGCTATTAAGCATGCGGCCGATGAAGCGGTCCGCACAGGATCTAAAGTGGTCATTTCCATGTCATTAGGTTCAAGCTCTAAAAGCACATTGATTGCAGATGCAGTTGATTACGCCTACAGCAAAGGTGTCCTGGTAGTGGCTGCTGCCGGAAATGATGGTCCTGCCGATAACACGATTGGCTATCCTGGCGCATTGGTGAATGCTGTTGCAGTGGCGGCTCTTGAAAATGTTCAGCAAAATGGATCCTACCGTGTTGCAGATTTTTCATCACGGGGCAATCCTGCAACTGATGGCGACTTCGTGATTCAGGAGCGTGATGTTGAGGTGTCTGCACCAGGCAGAGCGATTGAATCCACATGGTATGATGGCAGCTACAGCACAATCAGCGGCACATCCATGGCTACG
This region includes:
- a CDS encoding S8 family peptidase, which gives rise to MKKKRMIGSAVLSVAMGLSVFASGAFGQQVESNETYRVVIQGPSAEKAKAKSNYGVRWDFGQKGFTTTVNAKQYQALLKNKNLKIDRVDEVKNAPVTAAKPGSGAASAPADGTPWGIEAIYNDSSIQSTSGGNGVKVAVLDTGVNTAHADLAGQAEQCKDFTQRKTPLIDGSCGDKNGHGTHVAGTVLAHGGANGQGVYGVAPDADLWAYKVLNDRGSGYSDDIAGAIKHAADEAVRTGSKVVISMSLGSSSKSTLIADAVDYAYSKGVLVVAAAGNDGPADNTIGYPGALVNAVAVAALENVQQNGSYRVADFSSRGNPATDGDFVIQERDVEVSAPGRAIESTWYDGSYSTISGTSMATPHVSGLAAKIWAHNPSMTHAQLRTELQSRAKQNDILGGTGAATGDDYASGFGFPRVK